The Pontibacter korlensis sequence ACGCAGACAATCTCAGGTTTGGATACTGGTTAGCACTTATGTGGGATATATCAAGCACCTTCGAGGTGACATTATCCTGTAGTACTGTCTCAACTCCTTCAGTATCCACACCTATAAGACTTAACTTATACTTATCATCACCGCCCGCATACTTCTCTATATTATGATGCAGCGTGTTCCACCTTAAAGCAGGGCCAATCAAGGTAGAAGTGATGGTGCCTGCAGGCCTATTAGACTCCAGTGTTACATTTAGAGCTATGCTTTGAGAAGATGCAGGAATCCCGCCCTCACGCTCAGCCTCCTCTTTGGAGTATGTCCTTTCTTGAGCTGTACCAGGCGCAGCTCCTTTTTGACCAACAATAGCAAAAGGATCACCCGTTTTAAGGTTGTCAATTAGCTTAGAACCTATGCTTCTGAACGCAGCTTTCGCTTCTTCAGGTAGATTATCAAATGGCACTTTATGTATTCCCATAATGGCTACATAGTATCCTTCAGGCACAGCATCTATGAATGTTTTTATCTTCCTCAAATTCGCTGTCACTAACTGGCCGTTCGCATTCAACAAAGCTCCAGTATCGAACAGATATCTCCCCCCCTGGTACCCACATACTGTCTGCCCAGGTAGATCCGCTACCTGCTCAAGCGTTATATTGTTGAACACAAACATGTAGAAACGGGATTGACTATTTCTATAGTAAGACGGGTCTCCTCCACAGTAATAACTTAATTGCTGATTACCATCTAGGAATATTCCATAAGGAGGATTACTGAAATGAATGTCCCCTCCAGCGGTCTTTAGGTCAACAAACTTTCGGGTAGTTCCAAACTCCCAAGTTCCTGTTTCCTGATCAAGTGAGTCCACTCCAGCTACCTTTACTTCTTTGAACTGTCCCTTATGGCTTTGGGACCAACCAGCATCAACATTCGGAATATGTCTAAAGGAGCTATTTACCCAAACTGTATCTTCACCCATTTCATAAGAGTCAAAACGAGCACGCCAGAAATAAACTAAACTGTCATTTGTTGTGCTATTGTTCAAAAGGTTTACATCCCATGAGGCAAAACCTGATTTAGCAACAGTTGTATTCTTACTCCATGGGCTATCGAACGTGTTGGTTGTGTCAATCTCTATATAGACACCCTTGTTCAATTTTGAAGAATTAGCTTGTACGGCTAAAGTTGCGTTGCCTTCTCCAATGATTGAATATTTAGAGGGTGTAACAATAGTTAAGCCACTAGCAGAGATATATTGCTGATAAATTGCAACATTATTATTCTCATTCAGTTCTTCAAAATCGTTAGGACTATCTGCTTTAACCTCGAAAATATTCATACCTAGCGCAATACTCCCTCTGTTGGATAGCTTTACTCTAACTTTGCTAGTGTTATAAACAGGACCAACCCTGAACGACTGTTCTGTAACAGAATTATCTGGTAGAGTACGCTTCACAGAAAAAGTGATAGAGTCTGTAATAGCTTTTCCTAAATTTCTTGCTTCAAAGGATAATACTATTGAATCTGATGCAGCAGTTGCCATACCTCCAGCATTATCATAAAGATTAAAGCTGTTTTCTCCTATAAGATAATCAGGCTTACTAGGGTTATACATATGTACTGCCGGGTCTCCTTGCAGTACTGTCTCTAACACCATAGCGATAGCTAGATCATTTTGAGTAGTTTGGGTTACTTTTCTAATTACCTCCTGTTGGACCTCTCCAAGTGTCCTTCCATAAAATTTATCATCAGCTAATCCTGTAGAATACATATAAGAAGTGTACAGGTTTAGATAAGGAGGGTAGCCTGCAGCTACATGTGCGACTAATGCTATAGCACCTCTTTTGGGAGTATTCAACCACCCCTCTCCAAATGAGGTGTAGTTAGCAACGAAAGCATTTCCAACGTTACACCCGTTCATGAACATAACCGGATACTTTCCTTCATTTCTGTAGCTATTTACCGGACTAGCTGGAGATCCAACATCTAGGTCGGTGGTGGCTGGGGAGCTATGCCCAAAGAAGGTTATCAAAGAAACGCCTTCATTTACTTCTTTTGATATATCCAGAGTTTCTACAACCTCACTTAGATTTCTCCTCGACTTTTCTACAACACTAGCTCCTAAGTAGGGGCCTTTTGCAATATTGCTATAGTTAGTTATATAACCATTTATTCTCTCAATTTCACTTGCAGAAAGCCCTCCCCCTAAATGTAAAACGTTCTTCCGCCATGCTAGCCCATCCGGAGTTGCGTCATATGCCCTAACTTTATCCAAGTAGTTAACGATATCTGTTGCCGTCAAAGCAGACACACGACCGGTTGGCATGGCTGGGACATAGCTCCCACTCTTGAAGTTAACTGTAAAAAACAAGTCCGAGGCAGGTACTCCGCCGGTAGGTACAATATCCAAAGCTCGGTGTGCAGGATTTCGATAACTTATTCTATCCATTTCAACACCTTTTCCCAGTAACAACAAATGTTTTTGTCGAGGAGAAGTACTCATGAACGAGCAAAAACGGCGAATACTGTTAGCCGAGAAATCTCCATAGTGAAATTGATTTACAAGGTCATCTACAAATACTAGAAGCGTATCATAACCACCTCCGGCAACTGAACTTCTGTAGGCTGCATATTCCTTCGGAGCCGGCAGAGAGCTTCCACCTGCTCGTTGCATCAAAACTTTATTAGATACA is a genomic window containing:
- a CDS encoding C25 family cysteine peptidase, producing MKRFLTAALLLIAALASGVAKAQEQYGNEWIDYSKTYYKLKVVETGLYKLDYAYLQQLGLANVNPQHLQLFRRGKEVSIHVAGEADGRLDQQDYMEFYGERNDGVLDQELYKDPAHQVHQLYSMYTDTAAYFLTVNPAGGNKRMREENPAPNGLTPEPYHFAKATLLTATNYSHGKLYGDNRMPWLDAGEGYFSSITTGVRSFEITNITNLESTGPAPSLHVVTVGPNTGVHRFNINTVNGSTRTIATLEYGDYSFSKTTHPLNYSDINIQNSKLTIQLAPLAVNGKTTGMGLAYAQVLFPQKSIFTGNSMVIYSDSLRSGSLYYEFSAAPSTVVAYDVSNSNNVVRIAGLANGEKRGFVINQSGSSRKVLVANTNITLLPAELPKRVLFRDIKPGEHNYIIVSNKVLMQRAGGSSLPAPKEYAAYRSSVAGGGYDTLLVFVDDLVNQFHYGDFSANSIRRFCSFMSTSPRQKHLLLLGKGVEMDRISYRNPAHRALDIVPTGGVPASDLFFTVNFKSGSYVPAMPTGRVSALTATDIVNYLDKVRAYDATPDGLAWRKNVLHLGGGLSASEIERINGYITNYSNIAKGPYLGASVVEKSRRNLSEVVETLDISKEVNEGVSLITFFGHSSPATTDLDVGSPASPVNSYRNEGKYPVMFMNGCNVGNAFVANYTSFGEGWLNTPKRGAIALVAHVAAGYPPYLNLYTSYMYSTGLADDKFYGRTLGEVQQEVIRKVTQTTQNDLAIAMVLETVLQGDPAVHMYNPSKPDYLIGENSFNLYDNAGGMATAASDSIVLSFEARNLGKAITDSITFSVKRTLPDNSVTEQSFRVGPVYNTSKVRVKLSNRGSIALGMNIFEVKADSPNDFEELNENNNVAIYQQYISASGLTIVTPSKYSIIGEGNATLAVQANSSKLNKGVYIEIDTTNTFDSPWSKNTTVAKSGFASWDVNLLNNSTTNDSLVYFWRARFDSYEMGEDTVWVNSSFRHIPNVDAGWSQSHKGQFKEVKVAGVDSLDQETGTWEFGTTRKFVDLKTAGGDIHFSNPPYGIFLDGNQQLSYYCGGDPSYYRNSQSRFYMFVFNNITLEQVADLPGQTVCGYQGGRYLFDTGALLNANGQLVTANLRKIKTFIDAVPEGYYVAIMGIHKVPFDNLPEEAKAAFRSIGSKLIDNLKTGDPFAIVGQKGAAPGTAQERTYSKEEAEREGGIPASSQSIALNVTLESNRPAGTITSTLIGPALRWNTLHHNIEKYAGGDDKYKLSLIGVDTEGVETVLQDNVTSKVLDISHISANQYPNLRLSAFLSDSAARTAPQLKQWFVLYDPVPEGVIRPDLVKASTEDLTLQASSGRLLVPMAFQNVTSTAFTDSLTVEVTLSGEGIQTVTSHFKIKPAGANETVYFNHAVATDAFDGDYRISFYVNPRLLPEQEYANNIYEVGFGVKSKLHPIMDVAFDGIHILDGDIVSPSPLISVTVKDENRHIFLRDPSKMSMVVTDPAGNLQEVELMNNAEVVYTPATENSDFKLEYKPAKLADGKYTLQVQAKDAAGKDSGVSPYKIGFEVVSESSISNFYPFPNPFSTKTNFIFTVTGSTIPEHIKIQILTITGKVVKEIMKEELGPLRIGNNKTEYAWDGTDMYGDKLANGVYLYRVVMSKEEEFRKHRNTFGDGSFKNGYGKLYILR